In one window of Fibrobacter sp. UWH6 DNA:
- a CDS encoding phosphatidylcholine/phosphatidylserine synthase: protein MGKTRFILPNAFTSMNFLLGVFAVCWATGAFSSFTTADPIRMGGYFIVLCVLLDKLDGFAARLVNASSEFGAQFDSLADLIAFGVAPAFTVFFAYKNCAPEWFQTNAVLLIVTFSIYVLCAAMRLAKYNACDSDTFHHHFSGLPSTFAGAVNAILVVYLKSKGVFADPNGAFIFVPILVMLVTGLLMVSPLFLPKLQPRKSVALNLFQAVLIVLTYISGFLFVSEKIPFITEYLLLLMSLYMIIGFALGLVQRKKIIAEAEAQK, encoded by the coding sequence ATGGGAAAGACTCGTTTCATTTTGCCTAACGCATTCACCAGTATGAATTTTTTGCTGGGAGTATTCGCTGTTTGTTGGGCAACGGGTGCATTCAGTTCCTTTACCACAGCAGACCCTATCCGTATGGGTGGCTATTTTATCGTTCTTTGCGTTCTGCTGGATAAGCTGGACGGTTTTGCCGCACGTCTGGTTAACGCCAGCTCCGAGTTCGGCGCTCAGTTCGACAGCCTTGCAGACCTTATCGCTTTCGGCGTCGCCCCGGCATTCACCGTGTTCTTTGCCTATAAGAACTGCGCTCCGGAATGGTTCCAGACCAACGCCGTGCTTTTGATTGTGACTTTCTCTATTTACGTATTGTGCGCCGCTATGCGTCTGGCCAAGTACAACGCTTGCGACTCCGACACGTTCCACCACCACTTCTCTGGCCTTCCCTCCACTTTCGCAGGTGCTGTTAACGCCATCCTGGTGGTCTACCTGAAGTCTAAGGGCGTTTTTGCAGATCCCAACGGCGCTTTCATCTTCGTGCCGATCCTGGTTATGCTCGTTACCGGTCTTCTGATGGTGAGCCCCCTGTTCCTCCCCAAGCTGCAGCCCCGCAAGAGCGTCGCTCTCAACTTGTTCCAGGCAGTTCTGATTGTACTCACCTACATTAGCGGTTTCTTGTTCGTTTCTGAAAAGATTCCGTTCATTACCGAATACCTGTTGCTCTTGATGAGCCTCTACATGATTATCGGTTTTGCTCTTGGCCTTGTGCAGCGCAAGAAGATTATTGCAGAAGCAGAAGCACAGAAGTAA
- a CDS encoding ABC transporter substrate-binding protein, with product MSKLLKTSVFSAFAKTIMAIAAVGLVACNEDKNEVVETESSEYPRSETLYIGGFDWAPPSTFNPLDYDPNFPIDGNCRLSYEALLAYNQLSGELEAMLADSYKSSENSISVHLDPRAKWSDGTPVTVDDVLFTFRIDSLLPTPRHGNWNFLSKITADDKNNVTFHFGKNKNPLIILNAIAETSILPKSVFEPLINSAKSGKDYDMAKITEFKNDDQPVVSGPYNLKAYSPDQIVLERNDNYWGNAKYNNQKPTPRYIIHSLYNGNNHFNSAMTKGNLDISSVFLPRIWDKARDSIRAWSRNEPYHQPGSITTLLIQQQSAPFNDVALRRAMMHAINFEKIKSRAVSNYTPAVQPGFILPFGTESKYFFKEDADKYGYYYDIEKAKAILAEAGYSWDDSGKLLDKSGQPLRNFTIECPQGWTDWEDVIKVSVESLKELGLSAEEKFVDYSTWDKDLRLGTFDLAMKTQTAEMSAASPWNRFDQIMGSVSYKPVGEEAFANQGRYKNADADKLISAIPAMTDEKELTEAYRELNKIFMETIPALPVMYRPTQYYQFSTKHWTNFPSEENPYAPPQILVIAAGVKALWGIKPAK from the coding sequence ATGAGCAAACTTTTAAAAACTAGCGTTTTCTCTGCATTCGCAAAAACGATCATGGCAATCGCCGCGGTCGGTTTGGTGGCCTGCAATGAAGACAAGAATGAAGTCGTAGAAACAGAATCCTCAGAATACCCCCGCAGCGAAACGCTCTATATCGGCGGCTTTGACTGGGCCCCCCCGTCCACCTTCAATCCGCTGGATTACGACCCCAACTTCCCGATTGACGGAAACTGCAGACTTTCCTACGAGGCCCTTCTAGCCTATAACCAGCTTAGCGGCGAACTGGAAGCCATGCTTGCCGACAGCTATAAGAGCAGCGAAAATTCCATTTCTGTTCACCTGGACCCCAGGGCCAAGTGGAGCGACGGTACACCGGTTACAGTCGATGACGTGCTCTTCACGTTCCGCATCGACTCCCTGCTGCCCACTCCTAGACACGGCAACTGGAACTTCCTGAGCAAGATTACCGCAGACGATAAGAACAATGTGACCTTCCACTTCGGCAAGAACAAGAACCCGCTCATCATCTTGAACGCCATTGCGGAAACCTCCATTCTTCCCAAGTCCGTATTCGAACCTCTGATCAACTCGGCTAAATCCGGCAAGGATTATGATATGGCCAAGATTACCGAGTTCAAGAATGATGATCAACCTGTTGTTTCCGGACCGTACAATCTGAAGGCCTACTCTCCCGACCAGATTGTCCTGGAACGTAATGACAACTATTGGGGCAACGCCAAGTATAACAACCAGAAGCCCACGCCTCGCTATATCATACATTCCCTCTACAACGGCAACAATCATTTCAACAGCGCCATGACCAAGGGCAACCTGGACATCTCGTCTGTGTTCCTGCCGCGCATTTGGGATAAGGCCCGCGATAGCATCCGTGCCTGGAGCAGAAACGAACCGTATCACCAGCCCGGGTCCATCACTACCCTCCTTATCCAGCAGCAAAGCGCTCCGTTTAACGACGTTGCACTTCGCCGTGCCATGATGCACGCCATCAACTTTGAAAAGATCAAGTCCAGGGCAGTTTCCAACTATACCCCCGCCGTTCAGCCCGGTTTCATCCTGCCTTTCGGCACCGAATCTAAGTATTTCTTCAAGGAAGACGCCGACAAGTACGGTTACTACTACGATATCGAAAAAGCCAAGGCCATTCTCGCAGAAGCTGGTTACAGCTGGGACGACTCCGGCAAGTTACTGGACAAGAGCGGTCAGCCCCTTAGAAACTTCACTATCGAATGCCCCCAAGGCTGGACCGACTGGGAAGACGTCATCAAGGTTTCCGTGGAATCCCTCAAGGAACTGGGTCTGTCTGCAGAAGAAAAGTTTGTGGACTACAGCACTTGGGACAAGGACCTCCGTCTCGGAACCTTCGACCTGGCCATGAAGACCCAGACAGCAGAAATGTCCGCAGCTTCCCCCTGGAACCGATTCGACCAGATTATGGGTAGCGTTTCTTACAAGCCTGTGGGAGAAGAAGCCTTCGCCAACCAGGGTCGTTACAAGAATGCCGATGCAGACAAGTTAATCAGCGCTATTCCTGCAATGACCGACGAAAAGGAACTGACCGAGGCATACAGAGAATTGAACAAAATCTTTATGGAGACCATTCCCGCCCTGCCGGTTATGTACCGCCCGACCCAGTACTACCAATTCTCCACAAAGCACTGGACCAACTTCCCCAGCGAAGAAAACCCCTACGCTCCGCCCCAGATTCTGGTGATTGCAGCAGGCGTCAAGGCTCTTTGGGGAATCAAGCCCGCCAAATAA
- a CDS encoding PQQ-binding-like beta-propeller repeat protein has translation MLNRFKQFAGSALILQLMVILTLSVFSHASKMESLIQEAVYMFEMKGDVTEAIRILENVAAEGDQEDQESAYFYLGKIQELSGNNSSSNFYYKQSLSRTNETTKSYWLAERDAATSKQIESFLLTPINLRTRIKRFFGEGPTYCLFQDETVGRIDNGKIIPIPTTLPGASQILFITGKGIWYQSADGDSLHFQKFHASVPQVSYGIAKATDYLFLDNHAIIQTNTQLYIINKKGIVANIAEKYSNCTIEGFYKPTNDFILNCADNALHFVSSETGNENISIAQFDVIKQTIISRDLLFLVSNGNLYCYVPKKGNNPIWKTSINNVESMFSFERNIVVLEASGKVSLFDQLSGFTRASIRSDATKIYPLAKGTLGLFSEEGTITAVDTLLYPLWNFSFTTPIDAPPVHTEDGIFLYFGERKLYPIQPRYYGKKILRSEVFANKAIGLYERGMWDSLAPVLDTLFSLEPGNAEGWFLKALYLENKKSSNKEKQKAWSEAVRLSASNPRATNLILSQYGKSIGAKHINLLPISPKTRYPQLFGNKKDLFTIDPAADRLFCINTENGELKWSKKISHLENTPVIASDDRNLVVASGYTVNFFEFSKESVPTNIQLPGKAFEAKILDQATYITTWNGFILKAMKPDNKLAWSRKIYSTPFFAVKDHNYLYTCNLEGEFNALDDASGQIISGFSRRIQGPVSHMVTADSIMAIASSNNKLILFNPHQGEKQPVQILVEAPIVSLQSIRHNDESKLIIGLSDQTLMLYSKEGAPIWKYKGENSIFTTPFVKDGEIWIDQGNEIVSISLNDGKFIRKFNTPGGAGTPFVMNQTLFSASPKRILYGFSL, from the coding sequence ATGTTGAATAGATTCAAACAATTTGCCGGTTCCGCACTCATCCTGCAGCTTATGGTCATACTGACCTTAAGTGTCTTTTCTCATGCAAGTAAAATGGAAAGCTTGATACAAGAAGCCGTTTACATGTTTGAAATGAAAGGGGACGTGACGGAAGCTATCCGCATATTGGAAAATGTAGCCGCAGAAGGTGATCAGGAAGATCAGGAATCCGCCTACTTCTATTTGGGAAAAATCCAGGAATTGTCCGGAAACAATTCCTCGTCGAACTTCTATTACAAGCAAAGTCTATCAAGAACCAACGAAACAACTAAATCTTATTGGCTAGCCGAACGTGATGCGGCCACCAGCAAACAGATTGAAAGTTTCCTACTCACCCCAATCAACTTAAGAACCCGCATCAAGAGGTTTTTTGGAGAGGGGCCAACTTACTGTCTATTCCAGGACGAAACGGTTGGCAGAATAGACAACGGGAAGATAATCCCTATTCCGACAACACTGCCCGGCGCCTCTCAGATACTATTTATTACCGGCAAGGGTATTTGGTATCAATCCGCAGATGGAGACAGCCTGCATTTTCAGAAATTCCACGCAAGCGTGCCTCAAGTCAGCTACGGCATAGCCAAGGCAACAGACTACCTGTTCCTTGACAATCACGCCATCATTCAAACCAATACGCAACTGTACATTATCAATAAAAAAGGTATTGTTGCCAACATCGCTGAAAAATACTCAAACTGCACTATTGAAGGCTTCTACAAACCGACAAACGATTTCATACTCAACTGCGCCGACAATGCGCTTCATTTTGTGTCTTCCGAAACCGGAAATGAAAACATCAGCATAGCCCAATTTGACGTTATTAAGCAGACTATCATCAGTAGGGACTTGCTATTCCTCGTTTCAAACGGAAACCTTTATTGTTACGTACCCAAAAAAGGAAACAATCCCATTTGGAAAACCTCCATTAACAACGTGGAGTCCATGTTCAGCTTTGAACGCAACATTGTCGTACTGGAAGCTTCAGGCAAGGTTTCCCTTTTTGACCAATTAAGCGGCTTCACCCGGGCGTCAATCCGTAGTGACGCAACCAAGATTTATCCCCTCGCCAAGGGAACCTTAGGATTATTCAGCGAAGAAGGTACAATTACAGCCGTAGACACTTTGTTGTACCCTCTTTGGAATTTTAGCTTCACCACCCCGATTGACGCACCCCCCGTCCATACTGAAGACGGAATCTTCCTTTACTTTGGCGAACGAAAACTGTACCCCATTCAACCCCGTTACTACGGTAAGAAAATTCTTCGTTCCGAAGTATTCGCAAACAAGGCCATCGGCCTTTACGAAAGGGGCATGTGGGATTCCCTGGCCCCCGTGCTAGACACTCTATTCAGCCTGGAACCCGGCAACGCAGAAGGTTGGTTCCTAAAAGCCCTCTACCTCGAAAACAAGAAGAGCAGCAATAAGGAAAAGCAAAAAGCCTGGTCAGAAGCAGTACGACTTTCGGCCAGCAATCCTCGCGCTACAAACCTTATTCTGAGCCAGTACGGGAAATCCATTGGAGCAAAACACATCAACCTGCTTCCGATTTCACCGAAAACCCGCTACCCCCAACTTTTCGGCAACAAGAAGGACCTATTTACGATAGATCCTGCAGCCGATAGACTATTCTGCATCAACACCGAAAACGGGGAGCTGAAGTGGTCTAAGAAAATCAGCCATCTTGAAAATACACCTGTCATCGCAAGCGATGATAGGAACCTAGTGGTTGCCTCCGGCTATACAGTCAACTTTTTCGAGTTCAGTAAGGAGTCTGTACCCACAAACATCCAGCTTCCCGGGAAAGCCTTCGAAGCCAAGATTCTCGACCAGGCAACATACATTACTACATGGAACGGATTTATTCTCAAGGCAATGAAACCCGACAATAAGCTGGCCTGGTCAAGAAAGATTTATTCCACCCCCTTCTTTGCCGTTAAGGATCACAATTACCTATACACCTGCAATCTGGAAGGCGAGTTCAACGCGTTGGATGACGCATCGGGGCAAATCATCAGTGGATTCTCCAGACGGATCCAGGGACCTGTTTCCCATATGGTCACCGCCGATTCAATAATGGCAATAGCCTCTAGCAACAATAAGCTGATCCTTTTCAACCCCCATCAAGGAGAAAAACAGCCTGTCCAAATTTTGGTGGAAGCCCCTATCGTTTCGCTACAATCGATAAGACATAATGATGAAAGCAAACTGATTATAGGTTTGTCAGACCAGACTCTAATGCTTTATTCCAAGGAGGGCGCACCCATATGGAAATACAAGGGTGAAAACTCCATTTTCACGACCCCATTTGTCAAAGATGGAGAAATATGGATCGACCAGGGAAATGAAATTGTTTCTATTTCGTTAAATGACGGGAAATTCATCCGAAAATTCAATACCCCCGGAGGTGCAGGAACCCCGTTTGTCATGAATCAAACCCTGTTCAGCGCCTCCCCGAAACGCATATTATACGGTTTTTCTCTGTAA
- a CDS encoding response regulator transcription factor, translating into MAQNFKILIVEDEEIIRFGLQDNFEMENYEVETACDGEEAIEKTDSFQPQLVLLDLMIPKKSGFEVCRYIRNKHPECYIIMLTAKTEEASKVAGLEMGADDYVTKPFSILELLARVKAFRRRIEPQAGNGNVVPDVLEFADLKVDIKKFSAVKKGVPLDLTTREYQIIKYFWMHRGEVVEREDLLKDIWGYTDENMPSTRTIDNHIGNLRKKIEDDMTDPRIIISVRGAGYKFDVE; encoded by the coding sequence ATGGCACAAAATTTTAAAATTCTCATTGTTGAGGATGAAGAGATTATCCGATTTGGTTTGCAAGACAACTTCGAAATGGAAAATTACGAAGTAGAAACAGCCTGTGATGGAGAAGAGGCCATCGAAAAGACTGATTCATTCCAGCCGCAGTTGGTTCTGCTTGATTTGATGATTCCCAAGAAAAGCGGCTTTGAAGTATGCCGCTATATCCGCAACAAGCATCCGGAATGCTATATCATCATGCTCACGGCAAAAACCGAAGAAGCCAGCAAAGTTGCAGGCCTGGAAATGGGCGCAGATGACTACGTGACCAAGCCGTTTTCTATTCTGGAATTGCTGGCTAGAGTCAAGGCTTTCCGACGTCGAATCGAACCCCAGGCCGGTAACGGAAATGTGGTGCCGGACGTTCTTGAATTTGCAGACTTGAAAGTGGATATCAAGAAATTCTCGGCCGTCAAGAAGGGCGTACCCCTGGACCTTACAACCAGGGAATACCAGATTATCAAATATTTCTGGATGCACCGTGGTGAAGTTGTTGAACGAGAAGACCTACTCAAGGACATCTGGGGTTATACAGATGAGAACATGCCATCTACAAGAACGATCGACAACCATATTGGAAACCTGCGTAAGAAAATCGAAGACGACATGACAGACCCCAGAATCATAATTTCTGTTCGAGGAGCAGGCTACAAGTTCGATGTTGAATAG
- a CDS encoding cell wall metabolism sensor histidine kinase WalK, translating into MQVSRNNLLFILLFVGGIILPTAILAVLSFRNIQNEIFLAQKNFNENRTAFQNDVEESVLKEQHKVFLETKNASLFLYEQPQRLLDFGHASEFKSVDGIEAIFLFNQGALIYPDISSRHFFKSTNFSNKVATLKEKKLFSEEFSGLTEENSRKNYIKKRSKSLRPSLYLFDPSEQTQDLLGLIRLYYKEKKYDDALKLVEFLEQNPHQQGYLHADLTWSVRLLHFEILVKQKKHQEAQDYCLAVLAEFFEGSSLENIASSRFFFESAFTQILSFEKLPQDKREAFWNLRENFNRQLGYMDILYKHKDQFQDILENTPASKDGISFKSNEDIILFKMSYPYLSGDQVVIAKIDKESYKDRILGKLKSVAQSWKNIPFSVIDKNDLVLLGTALDSTTIINQVHLEDALGLELILYEKDMQDIRKETRHRMFLMYGLMLFALITVIFGSFFMFKFITQERKLLSMKANFLSSVSHELKTPLTSIKMFAEMMARGRVQKVEKVQEYSNLIGKEATRLENLIGAILNYTRMEHGTGAFKWERLDFSICARKVFDAVEDIGVEKGLTFHTIFDPNVFVMGDYTALYSLAQNLIENAIKYTNAPGDITIKTYTEDSWSVFSVADTGVGIASSEQKNIFNDFYRVGDEMTRSTKGSGLGLAIVKRVAETHRATISLVSKPGKGSTFTIKFKRAE; encoded by the coding sequence ATGCAGGTTTCCCGCAATAATCTGCTATTTATCCTCTTATTTGTCGGAGGCATCATTCTACCCACCGCCATCCTGGCGGTGCTCAGTTTTCGTAATATTCAAAACGAAATCTTTCTGGCGCAAAAGAATTTCAACGAAAACAGGACTGCATTTCAGAATGACGTTGAAGAAAGCGTTCTAAAAGAGCAACACAAGGTCTTTCTAGAAACAAAGAACGCATCACTTTTTCTCTATGAACAGCCCCAGCGACTTCTAGACTTTGGTCATGCGTCCGAATTCAAGTCTGTCGACGGAATTGAAGCCATATTCCTTTTCAATCAAGGTGCGCTGATCTATCCCGACATTTCGTCAAGGCACTTTTTCAAGTCCACAAATTTCTCAAACAAGGTCGCCACCTTAAAAGAGAAAAAGTTGTTCAGCGAAGAATTCTCCGGACTTACAGAAGAAAACAGCCGAAAGAACTACATCAAGAAGCGTTCAAAATCGCTTAGGCCCAGCCTCTATTTGTTCGACCCCTCCGAACAGACCCAGGATTTATTGGGTTTGATCCGACTGTACTACAAAGAAAAAAAATATGACGACGCCTTAAAGCTAGTGGAGTTTCTGGAACAAAATCCCCACCAGCAGGGCTACCTTCACGCCGACCTTACATGGTCGGTCCGACTGTTGCACTTCGAGATTCTTGTCAAACAGAAAAAGCATCAGGAAGCCCAGGACTACTGCCTTGCCGTGCTGGCAGAATTCTTTGAAGGGTCCAGTCTAGAAAATATTGCATCATCCAGATTTTTCTTTGAATCCGCCTTTACACAGATTCTGTCATTTGAAAAACTTCCCCAGGACAAGCGCGAAGCCTTCTGGAATTTACGTGAAAATTTCAACAGGCAACTTGGATACATGGACATCCTCTACAAGCACAAGGACCAGTTCCAGGACATCCTAGAGAATACCCCCGCAAGTAAGGACGGCATATCGTTCAAATCCAATGAAGATATCATTCTCTTCAAGATGTCATACCCCTACCTTTCTGGGGACCAGGTCGTCATTGCCAAAATTGACAAGGAATCCTACAAAGACAGAATCCTCGGCAAACTCAAAAGCGTAGCTCAAAGCTGGAAGAACATCCCCTTCTCCGTTATTGACAAAAACGATCTTGTCCTTCTGGGAACCGCCCTCGACAGCACAACGATAATCAACCAAGTACACCTGGAAGACGCGCTCGGTCTTGAGTTGATCCTTTACGAGAAAGACATGCAGGATATTCGAAAGGAAACCCGCCATCGGATGTTCCTAATGTATGGTTTGATGCTATTCGCCCTGATTACGGTAATATTCGGATCTTTCTTCATGTTTAAGTTCATTACACAGGAACGAAAACTCCTGTCCATGAAAGCAAACTTTCTCTCCAGCGTTTCTCACGAACTGAAAACACCGCTGACCTCCATCAAGATGTTTGCCGAAATGATGGCCAGGGGACGAGTTCAAAAAGTGGAAAAGGTACAAGAATACTCAAACCTTATTGGTAAGGAAGCGACCCGACTAGAAAACCTCATTGGGGCTATTCTCAACTACACCCGCATGGAACATGGAACCGGAGCATTCAAATGGGAACGGTTAGACTTTTCTATTTGCGCCAGAAAAGTCTTTGACGCCGTTGAAGACATCGGAGTCGAGAAGGGACTTACGTTCCACACCATATTCGACCCTAACGTATTCGTCATGGGCGACTACACCGCATTATATAGTCTCGCACAAAACTTGATCGAAAACGCAATCAAATATACGAACGCTCCCGGAGACATCACAATAAAAACCTACACAGAAGATTCATGGTCCGTTTTTTCTGTAGCAGATACTGGTGTCGGCATCGCTAGTTCAGAACAAAAAAATATATTTAATGATTTCTATAGAGTTGGTGACGAAATGACTCGCAGTACCAAAGGCTCTGGCCTAGGTCTTGCCATTGTAAAAAGAGTGGCAGAAACTCATCGGGCCACAATTTCTCTCGTCAGCAAACCAGGGAAAGGATCCACATTCACCATAAAATTTAAAAGGGCGGAGTAA
- a CDS encoding LysM peptidoglycan-binding domain-containing protein: protein MRFSNMRLLKYLTIGLGFSALVASAYIVKEGDTLWDLSDEFLKDPFAWPDLWENNRHIQDPHWIYPGDSIYLGDSTREEAVLHIDPAMKKYPCDAAVADSNLPKGITSAGCDDGDERNADFESMLGDLRSKNKKEKKQKPTDSYYYKQRPEPKLFNGYYQILAPEIYTLDSLKKDSAFFSIRSGEKKEPLIHLPESEVVVGIGKKTNSNLKKGDLIEIVDAKAIDVPASKGRSFDKFALLRLSGIARITAIGDTLSRAQIVQSFREIKINQSKARLKQPLAPINVTGYTAEKTAQMDSLAIIRYSMDPMLIIGAYSYVLIDGGFAKGYNTGDAVAIWEEDKSDASMPPRLLGRGVIARAAENESSVLIREIYSNNRRVEMGHKVSVTHRANVIK from the coding sequence ATGCGTTTTTCAAATATGCGTCTTTTGAAGTATCTAACAATCGGCTTGGGATTTTCAGCCCTTGTTGCATCCGCCTATATCGTCAAGGAAGGCGACACCCTGTGGGACTTGAGTGACGAATTCCTGAAGGATCCCTTTGCATGGCCCGATCTCTGGGAAAACAACCGCCACATCCAGGACCCGCACTGGATTTACCCGGGTGACTCCATTTACCTCGGCGACAGCACCCGCGAAGAAGCGGTTCTCCACATTGACCCTGCAATGAAAAAGTATCCCTGCGACGCTGCAGTGGCCGACTCCAACCTGCCGAAAGGAATTACTTCTGCAGGCTGCGATGACGGTGACGAAAGAAACGCAGACTTCGAAAGCATGTTAGGCGATCTTCGTAGCAAGAACAAGAAGGAAAAGAAGCAGAAACCTACAGATTCCTACTACTACAAGCAGCGCCCCGAACCCAAGCTGTTCAATGGATACTACCAGATTCTGGCACCCGAGATCTACACCCTGGACTCCCTTAAGAAGGACAGCGCCTTCTTCTCTATCCGTTCTGGAGAAAAGAAAGAACCTCTGATCCACCTTCCCGAAAGCGAAGTTGTCGTAGGAATCGGTAAAAAGACCAATAGCAATCTCAAGAAGGGAGACCTCATTGAAATTGTCGATGCCAAGGCTATTGACGTTCCCGCATCCAAGGGAAGAAGTTTTGACAAGTTCGCCTTGTTGAGACTGTCAGGCATTGCAAGAATAACCGCTATCGGCGACACCTTGTCTCGTGCCCAGATTGTACAAAGTTTCCGCGAAATCAAAATCAACCAGTCTAAAGCACGTCTGAAGCAGCCTCTTGCACCCATTAACGTAACAGGTTATACGGCAGAAAAGACAGCCCAGATGGATTCCCTTGCCATTATTCGTTATTCCATGGACCCCATGCTGATTATCGGAGCTTATTCTTACGTTCTGATTGATGGTGGTTTCGCAAAGGGATACAATACCGGCGATGCTGTGGCAATCTGGGAAGAAGACAAGTCTGATGCAAGCATGCCTCCTCGCCTTCTCGGTAGAGGCGTCATCGCTCGCGCAGCAGAAAACGAGTCCTCGGTGCTGATTCGCGAAATTTATTCCAACAATCGCCGCGTCGAAATGGGACATAAGGTTTCTGTTACCCATAGGGCAAACGTAATCAAGTGA
- a CDS encoding AAA family ATPase, translating into MKGKFSGNELKAELYKAGVAAMEEEWTFMDASFQLGGKARDEGMDGDEVEQTLRRAFSAEKRSSERPAEAAPAAAPVAQAPAVEGGAAPATPQTVAMPIISPLSAGMISMEQMLAMGLDTQSLELLQNFKIDPEALSIPWPAADWRKDLAKLLESTFEQDETIEFKISNTSNSTEELVSNIVGQDDAIKKIMKSLDSPEGALLCINAVKGGEDASDESWHYRYVVVDNPKMSLAKQLAYYKALNLPCAALVNTGANSVQAWIKIFANDEEEYNERVDFLFKTLDSQGFKVDSSNRNPHMMVRMPGVLRGGKQQYLIGLEQGAKNFKEWREWVEYSLDGKPLIELASDSEEAPKKDQTIVENMLRAGEFFLFTAPPKSGKSLALMDLGLSICYGEDWFGNTTTSSDVLFINFELTKSVFLNRLHLLGSKRDLNASTPKFGFLNLRGTALSPIETAQLIAKRIQGAKKLENHDYRVVVIDPISSVLHNPKSTRLSGSPHQILMQMIDTIIALTGCAVVSSCNIDEFPYLEARADSVMKLTPVEGSLNLYQINGNFREFPKMVARECSWIYPRFLV; encoded by the coding sequence TTGAAAGGTAAATTCAGCGGAAACGAACTAAAGGCCGAACTGTATAAGGCCGGTGTTGCCGCCATGGAAGAAGAATGGACCTTTATGGACGCCAGCTTCCAATTGGGTGGCAAAGCTCGCGATGAAGGCATGGATGGCGACGAAGTCGAACAGACGCTCCGTCGAGCATTCTCTGCAGAAAAACGTTCCTCTGAACGCCCCGCAGAAGCGGCACCCGCAGCAGCTCCGGTAGCACAGGCCCCTGCAGTGGAAGGTGGAGCAGCACCGGCCACTCCCCAGACTGTAGCCATGCCCATAATCTCCCCCCTTTCGGCGGGAATGATTTCCATGGAACAGATGCTCGCCATGGGTCTGGACACCCAGTCTCTTGAACTTCTGCAAAACTTCAAGATTGACCCCGAAGCCCTTTCCATTCCCTGGCCTGCAGCCGACTGGCGAAAAGACTTGGCCAAGTTGCTGGAATCTACTTTCGAACAAGATGAAACCATCGAGTTCAAGATTTCCAACACCTCCAACAGTACCGAAGAACTGGTGTCCAACATCGTTGGCCAGGATGACGCCATTAAGAAAATAATGAAGAGCCTGGACAGTCCTGAAGGCGCTCTTCTGTGCATCAATGCCGTTAAGGGTGGAGAAGATGCCTCCGATGAATCTTGGCATTACCGTTATGTCGTCGTCGACAACCCCAAGATGAGTCTTGCCAAGCAGTTGGCTTACTACAAGGCCTTGAACCTGCCTTGTGCCGCCTTGGTCAACACAGGCGCCAACTCCGTGCAGGCCTGGATCAAGATTTTTGCAAATGACGAAGAAGAATATAACGAACGCGTAGACTTCCTCTTCAAGACCTTGGATTCCCAGGGCTTTAAAGTAGATTCGTCCAACCGAAATCCCCATATGATGGTCCGCATGCCGGGCGTACTTCGTGGCGGTAAGCAGCAGTACCTTATCGGACTGGAACAGGGCGCCAAGAACTTTAAGGAATGGCGTGAATGGGTGGAATATTCTCTGGATGGCAAGCCGCTGATTGAGCTGGCTAGCGACAGTGAAGAAGCGCCGAAAAAAGACCAGACCATCGTGGAAAACATGCTCCGCGCAGGCGAATTCTTCCTCTTTACGGCACCTCCCAAGAGCGGCAAGTCTCTTGCATTGATGGACCTTGGTCTGTCCATTTGCTACGGGGAAGACTGGTTCGGTAATACCACCACATCCAGTGACGTTCTCTTCATTAATTTCGAACTTACTAAATCGGTGTTCCTCAACCGCCTTCACCTGTTGGGATCTAAGCGTGACCTGAATGCCAGCACCCCGAAGTTCGGTTTCCTGAATCTTCGCGGAACTGCACTTTCTCCGATTGAAACAGCACAGCTGATTGCCAAGAGAATCCAGGGGGCCAAGAAACTGGAAAACCACGATTACCGCGTTGTCGTGATCGACCCGATTTCTTCTGTGTTGCACAATCCCAAGTCTACCCGACTGAGCGGCTCTCCCCATCAGATATTGATGCAGATGATCGATACAATCATTGCACTTACCGGATGCGCCGTTGTATCCAGCTGCAACATTGACGAATTCCCATACCTGGAAGCCCGTGCAGACTCTGTCATGAAGCTGACCCCGGTTGAAGGTAGCCTCAACTTGTACCAGATTAACGGAAACTTCAGAGAATTCCCCAAGATGGTCGCTCGCGAATGCTCCTGGATTTATCCGCGATTCCTGGTATAA